Proteins encoded together in one Amblyomma americanum isolate KBUSLIRL-KWMA chromosome 1, ASM5285725v1, whole genome shotgun sequence window:
- the LOC144128899 gene encoding uncharacterized protein LOC144128899 gives MAVSSCLRPLNCVCYQEYPAAVQKQSGLGCVTERYRFAPYHQCVLRMGRRLGKNNRRPLPSCILKALTC, from the exons ATGGCTGTCTCGTCATGCCTACGGCCGTTAAACTGCGTTTGCTACCAGGAATACCCAGCCGCCGTGCAGAAGCAGTCGGGTCTCGGCTGCGTAACAGA GCGCTACCGATTCGCCCCATACCACCAATGCGTACTGCGGATGGGGCGGCGGCTCGGAAAAAATAATAGGCGTCCACTGCCCTCTTGCATTCTGAAAGCACTTACGTGTTGA